From the Nodularia sp. NIES-3585 genome, one window contains:
- a CDS encoding cation:proton antiporter, with translation MNNITIAWIALPLFLGFVIYLLPKFDRYLALGVALVSAGYALSLFFNQSQLTLNLLDSFGVTLVVDQLSGYFILTNAVVTTAVVLYCWRTDKSAFFYTQIAILHGSVNAAFVSADFISLYVALEVIGIAAFLLIAYSRTNRSIWVGLRYMFVSNTAMLFYLVGAVLVYQANGSFAFSGLSKAPTEAIALIFVGLLTKGGIFVSGLWLPLTHSESETPVSALLSGVVVKTGVFPLVRCALLVPEIDPIVRIFGVATAFLGVIYALFEKDTKRMLALSTISQLGWLLIAPEVAGFYALGHGLAKSTLFLIAGNLPSRDFKELQNQPINNALWIALVMGSLSISGFPLLVGFGAKMLTLKNVLPWQVMLMNIGAVGTAIVYAKFIFLPHGQGRDVKPGFWPPLILLLGALIASSSLYYEAYTVANIIKALAIIGIGWLAHFLIFQRLLVKLPRVLEQLEHLIGVMSLMLLLLLGMVLA, from the coding sequence ATGAATAACATTACTATTGCATGGATCGCATTACCGTTGTTTTTGGGATTCGTTATTTATCTGCTTCCCAAATTTGACCGATACCTCGCCTTGGGTGTAGCTCTGGTTTCGGCTGGATATGCGTTGTCGCTATTTTTTAACCAGTCCCAGTTGACACTAAATTTACTGGATAGTTTCGGTGTCACCTTAGTAGTTGATCAATTAAGTGGTTACTTTATATTGACAAATGCAGTGGTAACTACTGCGGTGGTCCTCTACTGTTGGCGCACTGATAAGTCAGCTTTCTTTTATACACAGATTGCTATTTTGCATGGCAGCGTTAACGCCGCTTTTGTCTCCGCAGATTTTATCAGTTTATATGTGGCGTTAGAGGTAATTGGGATTGCGGCGTTTCTCTTGATTGCTTACTCCCGAACCAATCGCTCGATTTGGGTAGGGTTGCGCTATATGTTTGTCAGTAACACGGCTATGCTGTTTTATCTGGTGGGCGCGGTGTTGGTCTATCAGGCCAATGGTTCCTTTGCTTTTTCTGGGTTAAGTAAAGCACCTACCGAGGCGATCGCCTTAATCTTTGTCGGACTCTTGACAAAAGGAGGAATCTTTGTATCAGGATTGTGGCTACCCTTGACACACTCCGAATCAGAAACGCCTGTGTCAGCCTTACTATCAGGAGTTGTTGTCAAAACTGGTGTATTTCCCTTGGTGCGCTGTGCTTTGCTAGTGCCAGAGATTGATCCCATTGTCAGGATATTTGGAGTAGCCACAGCGTTTCTGGGCGTAATTTATGCCTTATTTGAAAAGGATACTAAGCGAATGCTGGCCTTGAGTACTATTTCTCAGCTAGGTTGGCTACTCATTGCACCAGAGGTAGCAGGTTTTTATGCCTTGGGACACGGACTGGCAAAATCAACGCTTTTCCTGATTGCAGGTAACTTACCCAGTCGAGACTTCAAGGAATTGCAAAATCAGCCAATTAATAATGCGCTGTGGATTGCCCTTGTCATGGGTAGTCTTTCAATATCGGGTTTTCCCTTACTGGTTGGCTTTGGGGCTAAGATGCTGACGCTGAAAAATGTTCTTCCTTGGCAAGTTATGTTAATGAATATTGGGGCTGTAGGAACTGCAATCGTCTATGCCAAATTCATATTTCTACCTCACGGACAAGGAAGGGATGTCAAACCTGGTTTTTGGCCACCATTGATCCTATTACTAGGGGCGCTCATTGCTTCAAGTAGTCTTTACTATGAGGCGTACACTGTGGCAAATATCATAAAAGCATTAGCAATCATCGGCATTGGCTGGTTGGCACATTTTTTAATTTTTCAACGGTTACTTGTCAAATTACCACGTGTACTTGAGCAACTTGAACATCTGATTGGGGTGATGAGTTTGATGTTGCTCCTGTTATTGGGGATGGTATTAGCATGA
- a CDS encoding Na+/H+ antiporter subunit E: protein MIGHLNLILRLAIWFLLTSDLSLANIIIGISVALLLPGRNKAPEALRDWLRVLGEVIVAIPQAYMEAFEIIFRPHNHEDVIMERVKPQRTPGLIFLDIFLITFTPKTIVLKYHEQGLYEVHLVRRRRKV, encoded by the coding sequence ATGATTGGGCATTTAAATCTGATATTGCGACTGGCCATTTGGTTTTTGCTTACCTCTGATTTGAGTTTGGCAAATATCATTATTGGTATCAGTGTTGCACTCCTCTTGCCGGGTCGTAACAAAGCCCCGGAAGCATTAAGGGATTGGCTGCGTGTTCTGGGTGAGGTAATCGTGGCGATTCCCCAGGCCTATATGGAGGCATTTGAAATCATCTTTCGTCCCCATAACCATGAAGATGTAATCATGGAACGAGTCAAACCTCAACGTACACCTGGACTCATATTCCTAGATATATTCCTGATTACCTTTACGCCCAAAACGATTGTCTTGAAATATCACGAACAGGGGTTGTATGAAGTACACCTGGTGAGACGGAGGAGGAAAGTGTGA
- a CDS encoding monovalent cation/H(+) antiporter subunit G, whose product MIDLLSYTCLCLGLFFWFWGTLPLLGHRSVLFKLHSLSVADTLGSMSIVFGLLLKIPSEWPLLLLGIISLAIWNTVLGYVLAYCSSPNDRHE is encoded by the coding sequence ATGATTGACTTGTTGAGTTATACCTGTTTATGCTTAGGTCTTTTCTTCTGGTTTTGGGGAACTTTACCCCTACTCGGTCATCGCTCGGTATTATTTAAACTACATAGTCTTTCGGTTGCAGATACCCTCGGCTCCATGAGTATCGTTTTTGGGCTGCTGCTGAAGATACCCAGTGAATGGCCGCTACTCCTTCTGGGCATCATCTCTTTGGCTATTTGGAATACAGTGCTGGGTTATGTTTTGGCATATTGTTCTAGTCCCAATGATCGCCATGAATGA
- the corA gene encoding magnesium/cobalt transporter CorA has product MAKKNRRIPKGLKKFYKKEFYHQPGTLPGTIIVDVNAEEPTIFLFDYNQTDCIRKQIVVPEECTTYLTQESVSWVDVQGLGNQNILQRVGKVFDLHPLVLEDVVNMGERPKIEDYEDQLLIIAQMVVPMENNCGFYSEQVSFVLGKHYLLTVQEEPEHDCFEGVRLRIDKGKGLIRKQGADYLAYALLDAIIDGFFPVLELYGERLEELEEEVIFNPSRKTLQQIYQIRRELLQLRRAIWPQRNAISSLIRDGSQLLGAEVQIYLRDCYDHAVQVMDMVENYRELASGLMDVYLSAVSNKMNEIMKLLTVVSAIFIPLTFVAGIYGMNFNTETSPYNMPELSWYWGYPICLAVMAAIASGLLFFFWRRGWLNNSSTIKQDGK; this is encoded by the coding sequence ATGGCAAAAAAAAATCGCCGTATACCCAAAGGACTGAAAAAATTCTACAAAAAGGAATTTTATCACCAACCGGGAACTCTTCCAGGAACTATCATCGTTGATGTAAATGCTGAAGAACCCACAATTTTTTTGTTTGACTATAACCAAACTGACTGCATTCGCAAACAAATAGTAGTTCCTGAAGAATGTACTACTTATCTAACTCAAGAATCTGTTTCTTGGGTAGATGTACAAGGATTAGGAAATCAAAACATATTACAACGAGTGGGTAAAGTTTTTGATTTACATCCTCTAGTTTTAGAAGATGTCGTCAATATGGGAGAACGTCCCAAAATTGAAGATTATGAAGACCAATTACTCATAATTGCCCAGATGGTAGTTCCAATGGAAAATAACTGTGGGTTTTACAGTGAGCAAGTGAGTTTTGTATTGGGGAAACATTATCTACTCACAGTCCAGGAAGAACCAGAACATGATTGTTTTGAAGGCGTGCGGTTACGAATTGATAAAGGTAAAGGTTTGATTCGTAAACAGGGGGCTGATTATTTAGCTTATGCCCTTTTAGATGCAATTATTGATGGGTTTTTCCCAGTCCTGGAACTGTACGGGGAGCGATTGGAAGAATTAGAGGAAGAAGTAATATTCAATCCTAGCCGAAAAACATTACAACAAATCTATCAAATTAGGCGAGAACTTCTGCAACTACGTCGCGCTATTTGGCCTCAGAGAAATGCAATTAGTTCTTTAATTCGAGATGGAAGTCAACTATTAGGAGCGGAAGTCCAGATTTACTTGCGAGATTGTTACGATCATGCCGTGCAAGTAATGGATATGGTGGAAAATTACCGGGAACTGGCATCTGGTTTGATGGATGTTTATTTGTCGGCAGTGAGTAATAAAATGAATGAAATTATGAAGCTGCTAACGGTGGTTTCCGCAATTTTTATTCCATTAACTTTTGTCGCTGGAATATATGGAATGAATTTTAATACCGAAACATCTCCATATAATATGCCTGAGTTGAGTTGGTATTGGGGCTACCCAATTTGCTTGGCTGTCATGGCTGCGATCGCCTCCGGTTTGCTATTCTTTTTCTGGCGACGAGGGTGGCTTAATAATTCTTCTACAATTAAGCAAGACGGGAAATAG
- a CDS encoding NADH-quinone oxidoreductase subunit K: MLEAYIFATILCGFFGIILKKNLVMKIISMDVMSTGVIAYYVLIASRNGFFTPIVVTGENPAYADPVPQAVILTAIVIGFSIQSIMLVGVMKLARDNPTLESNEIEKNNTP, translated from the coding sequence GTGTTAGAAGCATATATATTCGCCACAATATTGTGCGGATTTTTTGGCATTATCCTGAAAAAAAACCTGGTGATGAAGATCATCTCTATGGATGTGATGAGTACAGGGGTTATCGCCTATTACGTACTGATTGCATCACGAAATGGCTTTTTCACCCCCATTGTTGTCACCGGAGAAAATCCCGCTTATGCTGACCCAGTTCCCCAAGCGGTTATATTGACAGCAATTGTGATCGGATTTTCGATTCAGTCCATAATGCTGGTGGGTGTAATGAAGCTAGCACGGGATAATCCGACCTTGGAAAGCAACGAAATTGAGAAAAATAACACGCCATGA
- a CDS encoding Na(+)/H(+) antiporter subunit B, whose protein sequence is MKWVYIAAGIALYMIFLVMPNQTPELSDISIVESVVQDSGVPNAVTGIILRNRLYDTIFEVVVFTIAVMGARFLLADERPFCTIYQFTDEPSMILARLGATICSLVGIELAIRGHLSPGGGFAAGVAGGTAIGLIAITSSSEWMQAIYKRWNAAIWEKISVLIFIVLAVITLAGFELPHGELGALVSGGVIPLLNILVAVKVALGSWAVMLVFIHYRGLL, encoded by the coding sequence ATGAAATGGGTCTACATTGCCGCCGGGATAGCGCTTTACATGATATTTCTGGTTATGCCCAATCAGACACCGGAGTTATCGGATATCTCTATCGTGGAATCAGTTGTACAAGATAGTGGAGTACCCAATGCAGTTACAGGGATAATTCTCAGAAATCGGCTGTATGACACTATCTTTGAAGTAGTAGTATTTACCATCGCGGTTATGGGTGCGCGTTTTCTGCTGGCTGATGAAAGACCGTTCTGCACTATCTATCAGTTTACAGATGAACCATCCATGATTTTGGCGCGTCTGGGAGCGACTATTTGCTCATTGGTGGGGATTGAACTGGCGATTAGGGGTCATTTGAGTCCGGGCGGTGGTTTTGCGGCTGGAGTGGCAGGTGGTACGGCTATTGGTCTAATTGCGATTACCTCATCGTCGGAGTGGATGCAGGCCATCTACAAGCGCTGGAACGCCGCTATATGGGAGAAAATTTCGGTGCTGATTTTCATTGTCCTAGCGGTGATCACTCTGGCTGGATTTGAGTTACCCCACGGAGAGTTAGGCGCACTTGTTAGTGGGGGGGTGATCCCTTTGCTCAATATCCTAGTTGCAGTCAAAGTTGCGTTAGGATCGTGGGCGGTGATGTTAGTTTTTATTCATTATCGCGGATTGTTGTGA
- a CDS encoding DUF4040 domain-containing protein yields the protein MNDNSYVYIITALLPLSALMLVIQVNPYNALVVQGILGAVAALVFAVLGAADVALTQALMGTLLAITLYAIAVRSSLVMRLGVLEDESQEADAELKSEGHFGQILEDLRRIFSKYYLRLELVPYMNIQALQQALIDKEVHATCARSDQNNSLSGDERQIYHTATRVQRLYDIMESELLSPVTIVTYVNTPDSGEKH from the coding sequence ATGAATGATAATAGTTATGTGTATATAATCACCGCCTTGTTGCCGTTATCCGCATTAATGCTGGTAATTCAGGTTAATCCATACAATGCCCTGGTAGTTCAGGGAATACTGGGAGCTGTGGCGGCCTTGGTATTTGCTGTTTTGGGGGCAGCGGATGTGGCTTTAACCCAAGCATTAATGGGGACTTTGCTGGCGATTACTCTGTATGCGATCGCAGTTCGTTCTTCCCTGGTTATGCGTCTGGGTGTCCTGGAAGACGAGTCACAGGAGGCAGATGCCGAATTGAAATCTGAAGGTCATTTTGGGCAAATACTGGAAGACTTACGCCGAATTTTTAGCAAATACTATCTGCGTCTTGAGTTAGTCCCATACATGAATATTCAGGCTTTGCAGCAAGCACTTATAGATAAAGAGGTTCATGCAACTTGTGCCAGGAGTGATCAAAATAACTCCCTATCTGGGGACGAAAGGCAAATCTATCATACTGCGACTAGAGTTCAACGGCTATATGACATCATGGAGTCTGAACTTTTGTCACCTGTAACCATCGTTACTTATGTAAATACACCAGATTCAGGGGAGAAGCATTAA
- a CDS encoding cation:proton antiporter codes for MIFSELIVNSVWQNPLLATTNEAENAPIVLAGVLLSLIVIYLASKIGGELSKMIDLPPVLGELLGGVLVGASALNLVVFSESGAAASDSIIMTILQFINDISPEAVTSIFQSQSEIVSVLAELGVIILLFEIGLESDLKELQKVGSQAVVVACVGVAVPFAAGTTGLMLLFNVPVIPAIFAGAALTATSIGITSKVLSEIGQLKSREGQIIVGAAVIDDILGIIVLAVVASLAKTGEIDILNVIYLIVSATVFLIGAILLGKYFNQTFVAIANKLQTRGNLIIPALIFAFFMAFLGNAIHLEAILGAFAAGLVLDETDKRKELDEQVKPIADILVPVFFVTVGAKVDLGVLNPLVPENRAGLIIAAFLIVVAIIGKIVTGWSVFGQDGINRLAVGAGMIPRGEVGLVFAGIGAASGTLDKPLQAAIIIMVILTTFLAPPLLRFAFKQSPAEKESLEKANLIG; via the coding sequence ATGATTTTCTCAGAATTAATAGTTAACTCAGTGTGGCAAAATCCTTTACTCGCAACCACAAACGAAGCCGAAAATGCCCCTATTGTCTTAGCTGGTGTATTACTCAGTTTAATAGTCATTTATCTTGCCAGTAAAATTGGCGGTGAATTGTCTAAAATGATCGACTTGCCTCCCGTTTTAGGCGAGTTACTTGGTGGCGTGTTAGTAGGTGCTTCGGCACTAAATTTGGTTGTCTTTTCTGAAAGTGGTGCAGCTGCTTCAGACTCCATCATTATGACAATCCTGCAATTTATTAACGACATCAGTCCCGAAGCAGTAACATCAATTTTTCAAAGCCAGAGTGAAATCGTTTCCGTTCTCGCCGAACTGGGTGTGATTATTCTGTTATTTGAAATTGGTCTAGAATCAGACTTAAAAGAATTACAGAAAGTCGGTTCACAAGCAGTAGTTGTTGCTTGTGTTGGGGTCGCTGTTCCTTTTGCGGCTGGTACTACAGGATTGATGTTGCTCTTTAATGTGCCAGTAATTCCCGCGATTTTTGCTGGTGCAGCACTGACAGCTACTAGTATTGGTATTACCTCCAAAGTTTTGTCAGAAATTGGGCAGTTAAAATCTCGTGAAGGTCAAATTATTGTCGGTGCAGCAGTCATTGATGACATTTTAGGCATCATTGTCTTGGCAGTAGTTGCGAGTCTTGCTAAAACTGGTGAGATTGATATTCTCAACGTCATTTATCTGATTGTCAGCGCTACAGTCTTTCTCATTGGTGCGATTTTATTAGGCAAATATTTCAATCAGACTTTTGTGGCCATTGCTAATAAATTGCAAACGCGAGGAAACTTAATTATCCCAGCTTTAATCTTTGCCTTCTTCATGGCCTTCTTAGGTAATGCCATCCATTTAGAAGCTATTTTAGGCGCATTTGCGGCTGGCTTGGTTTTGGATGAAACCGATAAGCGCAAAGAACTAGATGAGCAGGTTAAACCCATCGCGGATATTTTAGTCCCAGTTTTCTTTGTGACAGTTGGTGCGAAAGTTGATTTAGGTGTTCTTAATCCTTTAGTTCCAGAAAATCGAGCCGGATTAATTATTGCGGCCTTCTTAATTGTGGTAGCAATTATTGGTAAAATTGTCACAGGTTGGTCAGTTTTCGGCCAAGACGGAATTAATCGGTTAGCGGTTGGTGCAGGGATGATTCCCCGTGGTGAAGTTGGGTTAGTATTTGCGGGAATTGGTGCAGCTAGTGGTACTCTTGATAAACCATTACAAGCGGCGATCATTATTATGGTGATTTTGACAACCTTCTTAGCACCGCCTTTATTGCGGTTTGCATTTAAACAATCGCCAGCAGAAAAAGAATCTTTAGAGAAAGCCAATTTAATAGGCTAA
- the groL gene encoding chaperonin GroEL (60 kDa chaperone family; promotes refolding of misfolded polypeptides especially under stressful conditions; forms two stacked rings of heptamers to form a barrel-shaped 14mer; ends can be capped by GroES; misfolded proteins enter the barrel where they are refolded when GroES binds), with product MAKIISFDEDSRRSLERGVNALADAVKITLGPRGRNVLLEKKFGAPQIVNDGITVAQEIELEDPLENTGARLIQEVASRTKDIAGDGTTTATVLAQAIIREGLKNVAAGTNPISLKRGIDKTIEALVKEIANMAKPVEGGAIAQVATVSSGNDEEVGAMIADAMERVTKDGVITVEESKSLTTELEVVEGMQIDRGYISPYFITDNDRQIVEFENPRILITDKKISSIQDLVPVLEKVARLGQPLLIIAEDVEGDALATLVVNKARGVLAVAAIKAPGFGDRRKALLQDIAILTDGQMISEEIGLSLDTATLEMLGTARKITIDKESTTIVAAGETKPEVQTRIAQIRQQLAETDSDYDQEKLQERIAKLAGGVAVIKVGAATETELKDRKLRIEDALNATKAAVEEGIVPGGGTTLINLITKIDAIKANLSEEEKIGADIVKRALEAPLRQIADNAGDEGSVIVSQVKESGFNIGYNAATGKFEDLIAAGIIDPAKVVRSALQNAGSIAGMVITTEAIVVEKPEPKSAAPAPDMGGMGGMGGMGGMGGMGGMGGMGGMGMF from the coding sequence ATGGCAAAAATTATTTCCTTTGATGAAGATTCACGGCGATCGCTAGAACGGGGAGTCAACGCCCTGGCTGATGCCGTGAAAATTACCTTGGGGCCAAGAGGTCGCAACGTCCTTTTAGAAAAGAAATTTGGCGCACCTCAAATCGTCAATGATGGGATCACTGTCGCCCAAGAAATTGAACTAGAAGACCCTTTAGAAAACACTGGTGCGAGACTGATCCAAGAAGTGGCATCCAGAACCAAAGATATCGCTGGTGATGGCACTACTACAGCCACAGTCTTAGCGCAGGCAATCATTAGAGAAGGTTTAAAGAACGTCGCAGCTGGTACTAACCCCATCAGCTTGAAGCGGGGTATCGACAAAACCATTGAAGCACTGGTGAAAGAAATTGCCAATATGGCAAAGCCTGTAGAAGGCGGTGCGATCGCTCAAGTTGCCACTGTTTCCTCTGGTAATGATGAGGAAGTCGGCGCGATGATTGCCGATGCCATGGAAAGAGTCACCAAAGATGGTGTAATCACTGTGGAAGAATCCAAATCTCTGACTACAGAACTGGAAGTAGTGGAAGGGATGCAGATTGACAGGGGTTATATTTCTCCCTACTTCATCACCGATAACGACAGGCAGATCGTAGAGTTTGAAAACCCTCGTATCCTGATTACCGACAAAAAAATCAGCAGCATCCAGGATTTAGTTCCCGTGTTGGAAAAAGTTGCCCGTTTGGGTCAACCTTTGCTGATTATTGCTGAAGACGTAGAAGGAGACGCTTTAGCAACTTTGGTAGTCAACAAGGCACGGGGTGTGCTAGCTGTGGCGGCGATTAAAGCCCCAGGATTTGGCGATCGCCGCAAAGCGTTGTTACAAGATATCGCTATTCTCACCGATGGACAGATGATTTCGGAAGAAATCGGTTTGAGCCTAGACACCGCTACCTTGGAAATGCTGGGAACAGCCCGCAAAATCACCATTGACAAAGAAAGCACCACAATTGTAGCTGCTGGTGAAACCAAGCCAGAAGTACAAACACGGATTGCTCAAATTCGTCAGCAATTGGCAGAAACTGATTCTGACTACGATCAAGAAAAACTCCAAGAACGCATTGCCAAGCTAGCTGGCGGTGTCGCAGTCATTAAAGTGGGTGCAGCGACAGAAACCGAACTCAAAGACCGCAAACTGCGGATTGAAGACGCGCTCAACGCCACTAAAGCAGCTGTGGAAGAAGGCATAGTTCCCGGTGGTGGCACAACCCTGATTAACTTGATTACGAAAATAGACGCAATCAAAGCTAATCTGAGCGAAGAAGAAAAAATTGGCGCAGATATTGTCAAACGAGCCTTAGAAGCTCCTTTACGTCAAATAGCAGATAATGCTGGTGACGAAGGTTCTGTGATTGTTTCTCAAGTCAAGGAAAGCGGTTTCAATATCGGTTACAACGCCGCTACTGGAAAATTTGAGGATTTGATTGCTGCTGGCATCATCGATCCTGCTAAAGTAGTGCGTTCAGCTTTGCAAAATGCCGGTTCCATTGCTGGTATGGTCATTACCACCGAAGCCATCGTGGTCGAAAAACCAGAGCCGAAATCTGCGGCTCCAGCCCCTGACATGGGCGGCATGGGCGGCATGGGTGGCATGGGCGGCATGGGCGGCATGGGCGGCATGGGCGGTATGGGCGGCATGGGTATGTTCTAA
- a CDS encoding MraY family glycosyltransferase: MNLYNFLESLGIADPGGSGWLAVVFTFLLAWLVTSRLIPTVRQFALRVGWADQPNARRLNQQPLPNAGGLAIYAGVIAAMVLASLLRPIALQSVLAQVLTILLGGSILVLVGFIDDQFGLPPSVRLWAQIVTALLLYANGISIEVGFNTPIDSLLSMTVTVLWVVGITNAINLMDGMDGLAGGVSFITAMGLLGVAAQFPNRAAAILVLAALGGAALGFLRHNFHPSRIIMGDAGAYFFGYVLGATSILGNLQQNTIFALGPTILFLLLPVLDTTQVFIRRLLAGKNPLSTPGKDHLHHRLLALGFSQPRAAFTLWSITLVFNLLAMRIQGMTFVVIICTAISIIFLLAFTVWQKNSQNS; encoded by the coding sequence ATGAATTTATACAACTTTCTTGAGTCCCTCGGCATCGCCGACCCTGGCGGCTCCGGCTGGTTGGCAGTAGTGTTTACATTTCTTTTGGCTTGGCTGGTAACGTCGCGATTGATTCCCACAGTCCGCCAATTTGCCCTGCGGGTAGGTTGGGCTGACCAACCAAACGCTCGACGACTCAACCAGCAGCCCTTGCCCAATGCTGGGGGTTTAGCTATCTATGCGGGAGTCATTGCCGCAATGGTACTAGCTAGCCTGTTACGACCTATTGCGCTGCAAAGCGTATTGGCTCAAGTGCTAACTATTCTACTAGGAGGTTCCATCCTAGTACTGGTGGGTTTTATTGATGATCAGTTCGGTTTACCGCCCTCTGTGCGTTTGTGGGCGCAGATTGTGACGGCATTATTGCTGTATGCGAACGGCATCAGCATCGAGGTTGGTTTCAACACGCCCATTGACTCGCTGCTGTCCATGACAGTGACGGTACTTTGGGTAGTCGGCATTACTAACGCCATCAACTTGATGGATGGTATGGATGGATTAGCGGGGGGTGTTAGTTTTATCACCGCTATGGGTTTATTAGGGGTTGCAGCCCAATTTCCCAATCGAGCCGCAGCTATTTTAGTGCTAGCAGCTTTAGGGGGTGCAGCCTTGGGCTTTTTGCGCCATAACTTTCACCCCTCACGGATTATCATGGGTGACGCGGGGGCATACTTTTTTGGCTATGTGCTAGGTGCAACCAGTATTTTAGGTAATCTGCAACAAAATACCATTTTTGCCCTTGGACCAACAATTTTATTTCTCCTGTTACCTGTACTAGATACTACACAAGTGTTTATCCGCAGGTTATTGGCAGGAAAAAACCCTCTCAGTACCCCAGGTAAAGATCACCTACACCACCGTTTATTGGCTTTGGGATTTTCCCAGCCCCGGGCTGCGTTCACTCTTTGGTCAATTACTCTAGTTTTTAATTTGCTGGCAATGAGAATACAAGGTATGACTTTTGTGGTGATAATATGTACTGCCATAAGTATCATTTTCTTGTTAGCCTTTACTGTATGGCAAAAAAATAGCCAAAATTCTTGA